A genomic region of Candidatus Peregrinibacteria bacterium contains the following coding sequences:
- a CDS encoding polysaccharide deacetylase family protein: MMKWRYFSVFSFFLISIFGNTEISFGAHIFSDVLDSSAYAESIEYAASHHLVEGYAHGTFRPNTRINRAEFVKILENIDPTKLGTELCPEHTNTFLDVASNQWFAPLVCNAKQKGYIDGYPDGTFHGERPLSFVEAAKTLVKFFHLEEHQGGEWYAPFAKALSEKNAIPPSVLKFDHFLTRAEVIEMVYRLRENVEGKESSFFDSEKNILTKDIQKREVYLPILMFHHVLDVPKNDPDQTYYKLSISLKKLEEFLQFFQNNGVETLTFSDLDLILKKKKILPKKSVMLTFDDGYGNNFENAFPLLEKYKMKGNFAIITGKPGTDPWYMNWGEIQQLSESGHEICSHTDQHQDLQKLSKANIATEFEKSKNILEGQLGKEILCIVYPGGKYDSRVKRIAKEKGYEFGRTTDNGAVQKFIDKFVLKTFRIFPNTATSSLKNWFADANYK, encoded by the coding sequence ATGATGAAATGGAGATATTTTTCTGTATTTAGTTTTTTTCTCATCAGCATTTTTGGAAATACAGAAATTTCTTTTGGAGCACATATTTTTTCAGATGTTTTGGATTCTAGTGCTTATGCCGAATCTATAGAATACGCAGCATCGCATCATCTCGTAGAAGGATATGCACATGGGACTTTTCGTCCAAATACTCGGATAAATCGAGCAGAATTTGTAAAAATACTCGAAAATATTGACCCCACAAAACTGGGAACAGAACTCTGCCCTGAACATACGAACACATTTCTCGATGTTGCTTCAAATCAATGGTTTGCTCCACTCGTTTGTAATGCAAAACAAAAGGGATATATTGATGGATATCCGGATGGAACATTTCATGGAGAGAGACCTCTTTCATTTGTGGAAGCGGCAAAAACTTTGGTGAAATTTTTTCATTTAGAAGAGCATCAGGGCGGTGAGTGGTATGCCCCATTTGCGAAAGCACTCTCAGAAAAAAATGCGATTCCCCCTTCTGTATTAAAATTTGATCACTTTCTCACACGTGCTGAAGTGATCGAAATGGTGTACCGACTTCGAGAAAATGTAGAAGGAAAAGAGTCTTCTTTTTTTGATTCTGAGAAAAATATCCTTACAAAAGATATTCAAAAAAGAGAAGTGTATCTTCCTATTCTCATGTTTCATCATGTCTTAGATGTCCCCAAAAATGATCCTGATCAGACATACTATAAACTTTCCATTTCCCTAAAAAAATTGGAAGAATTTCTGCAATTTTTTCAAAACAATGGAGTCGAGACACTCACCTTTTCAGATCTCGATCTTATTCTCAAAAAGAAAAAAATCCTTCCCAAAAAATCGGTAATGCTGACGTTTGACGATGGGTATGGAAATAATTTTGAAAATGCATTTCCATTACTGGAAAAATACAAAATGAAAGGGAATTTTGCAATTATCACAGGAAAACCGGGAACAGATCCGTGGTATATGAATTGGGGAGAGATTCAACAATTATCTGAATCTGGGCATGAAATTTGTTCGCATACTGATCAACATCAGGATCTTCAAAAACTTTCAAAAGCAAATATTGCCACTGAATTTGAGAAATCAAAAAATATTTTGGAAGGGCAGCTCGGAAAAGAAATCTTGTGTATCGTTTATCCCGGCGGGAAATATGATAGCCGTGTAAAACGGATTGCAAAGGAAAAAGGATATGAGTTCGGGAGAACAACTGATAATGGCGCTGTTCAAAAGTTTATAGATAAATTTGTACTCAAAACATTCCGCATTTTTCCAAATACCGCTACTTCCTCATTGAAAAATTGGTTTGCAGATGCAAATTATAAATAA